From one Dermatophagoides farinae isolate YC_2012a chromosome 5, ASM2471394v1, whole genome shotgun sequence genomic stretch:
- the LOC124493568 gene encoding oplophorus-luciferin 2-monooxygenase non-catalytic subunit, with translation MSIQQKSLFISMIISVFITLPQSTKSTVCPPRDIIIPCKCANYFNLIECTNITSDIDLKKIFINLKNELNRQHARPVYDELKLVQTQLTHIGSIDDIFSGISFRRISLSRNNRLKRIEPNAFDSSRNITTEIMIEDNELLGANHDDNVALFDTISRFVALNTLHLTDNGIRFIPKHAFNRSQPALRELFLTDNQIERIEDYAFTGLNTIQLINLDGNHLNKLSLHSLEIENTTQSLLRIFLRSNKIQTDALPPGIFTHLRRRIYLNMNINDLSRIPQNVFQSFFKRRSILSVAKNPLKCDCDFKWLLDQGIVYNSSNPDGDYLLRDYRCILDNDERIIDEVNYNDFNHCPVSSMAQTLEQCLAQASDQEQELFCLNRCNVNDLYLGRTILVITFFICFQKLFFL, from the coding sequence ATGTccatacaacaaaaatcattgttcATATCGATGATTATATCGGTATTTATAACTTTAccacaatcaacaaaatccaCAGTCTGTCCACCACGTGATATAATAATACCATGTAAATGTGCCAATTATTTTAATCTTATTGAATGTACAAATATAACATCGgatattgatttgaaaaaaatattcatcaatctaAAGAATGAATTAAATCGACAACATGCAAGACCGGtttatgatgaattgaaattggtaCAAACACAATTGACACATATtggatcgattgatgatattttttccgGCATTTCATTTCGACGTATTTCATTGTCACgtaataatcgattgaaacGTATTGAACCAAACGCATTCGATTCATCACGTAATATTACGACAGAAATTATGATTGAAGATAATGAATTATTGGGCgcaaatcatgatgataatgttgcaTTATTCGATACTATCAGTCGATTTGTTGCACTAAATACATTACATTTAACCGATAATGGCATACGATTCATACCAAAACATGCATTTAATCGTTCACAACCAGCATTACGAGAATTATTTCTAACCGATAATCAAATCGAACGTATTGAAGATTATGCATTCACCGGTTTAAACACTAtacaattgatcaatttggaTGGTAATCATcttaataaattatcattacattCATTGGAGATTGAAAACACTACACAAAGTTTGTTACGTATATTTTTACGTAGCAATAAAATACAAACGGATGCATTACCACCTGGTATATTCACTCACCTAAGGCGAAGAATCTACTTAAATATGAATATCAATGATTTGTCAAGGATTCCACAAAATGtatttcaaagtttttttaaaCGTCGTTCAATATTATCGGTTGCAAAGAATCCGCTCAAATGTGACTGTGATTTTAAATGGCTTTTGGATCAAGGTATTGTttataattcatcaaatccAGATGGTGATTATCTCTTACGAGATTATCGATGCATtttagataatgatgaacgaattattgatgaagtaaattataatgattttaatcattGTCCAGTATCATCAATGGCACAAACATTGGAACAATGTCTTGCTCAAGCATCAGATCAGGAACAGGAATTATTCTGTTTAAATCGTTGTAATGTAAATGACCTTTATTTAGGCCGAACAATTCTTGTcattacatttttcatttgttttcaaaaattattttttttgtga
- the LOC124493576 gene encoding dnaJ homolog subfamily C member 21, with the protein MSSNDCQTFYDILHIQNDATIDQIKKSYRSLALKYHPDKNLDNVVATTAIFNRIQEAYDILSDPEKRNWYDNHRDVFHKDLIDVSEYDIDEKYFQPYCYNGYNDDDNGFYTVYRKLFEDIIAQELRFYDDPNDFEYPQFGDSNSDLKSVKYFYDMWQSFKTAISFNQLDKYDIRQAPNRRFGRFMERENEKIREQARKQRNLNIQKLAKWLRSRDKRMKKYAEHLAEKNRDNRKKSEQERRKKIQENLNNSNNYVETNGFKLSEEQWQELEATLDNEIENKRQMKKGKKNKTTTKRPTVDDDIVYDEMEIIEKQIESIDLELQSQNDGFDNNDDHDDDDDEDLLYVCDVCSKNFKSLNSYNNHLKSKKHLYNVRIYAQMAANDNHD; encoded by the exons atgaGCTCAAATGATTGTCAAACATTTTATGATATTCTTCACATACAAAATGATGCAACAATCGATCAGATTAAAAAAAGTTATCGTTCATTAGCATTGAAATATCATCCAGATAAAAATCTGGATAATGTTGTTGCAACAACAGCCATATTTAATCGTATACAAGAAGCATATGATATACTTTCCGATCCAGAGAAACGTAATTGGTATGATAATCATCGTGATGTATTCCATAAAGATTTAATTGATGTTTCCGAatatgatattgatgaaaaatattttcaaccaTATTGTTATAAtggttataatgatgatgataatggtttcTATACTGTTTATCGTAAATTATTTGAAGATATCATTGCACAAGAACTTCGTTTCtatgatgatccaaatgattttgaatatcCACAATTTGGTGATTCTAATAGTGATCTGAAATCggttaaatatttttatgatATGTGGCAAAGTTTCAAAACGGCCATTAGTTTTAATCAATTGGATAAATATGATATTCGACAGGCACCTAATCGTCGTTTTGGTCGTTTTATGgaaagagaaaatgaaaaaattcgagAACAAGCACGTAAACAACGAAATTTAAATATTCAG AAATTGGCCAAATGGTTACGTAGTAGAgataaaagaatgaaaaaatatgctGAACATTTAGCCGAAAAGAATCGTGATAATAGGAAAAAATCTGAACAAGAACGGCGTAAAAAAATCcaagaaaatttaaacaatAGTAATAATTATGTTGAAACGAATGGTTTTAAATTATCGGAAGAACAATGGCAAGAATTGGAAGCAACACtcgataatgaaattgaaaataaacgacaaatgaaaaaaggaaaaaagaataaaacaacaacaaaacggccaacagttgatgatgatattgtatatgatgaaatggaaatcattgaaaagcAAATAGAATCCATCGATTTAGAATTACAATCACAAAATGATGGTTttgataacaatgatgatcatgatgatgatgatgatgaagatttacTTTATGTTTGTGATGTTTGTagtaaaaatttcaaaagtTTAAATTcctataataatcatttgaaatcgaaaaaacatttatacaATGTACGAATTTATGCTCAAATGGCtgcaaatgataatcatgattgA
- the SPoCk gene encoding secretory pathway calcium atpase gives MESIRKVDAGELSYEDVCRKLNTNIETGLDWNEANRRLQIVGHNELNVKQEESLLSKYIEQFRNPLIILLLCSAFVSVCMQQFDDAFSIAAAIIIVVTVAFVQEYRSEKSLEELNKLVPPTCRCIRESKIETFLARSLVPGDIVTLETGDRVPADLRLVQSIDLSVDESSFTGEAEPAHKSSEQVQNALTNNANIVFMGTLVCQGKGKGVVISTGIRSQFGKIFQLMQSEEAPKTPLQKSMNILGKQLSFYSFGIIFLIMFLGWIQGRPLMEMFNIGVSLAVAAIPEGLPIVVTVTLALGVMRMAKQNAVIKRLPTVETLGCVNVICSDKTGTLTKNEMTITSIVTSELFHAELSGIGYDSLVGEIEFKANNDESTKRQLESIQRMLKVGCICNNAHLVNGRLFGQPTEAAILVAARKLDVTDIRQHYERLEEIPFSSAQKIMAVKAIMLSNNSNNNIKESSLISDDHGDFTFTNNCAKYYVKGALEVLLPTCTKYAFIDKTVPLDKNRMDQFHVAAQDLGRKGLRVLAFAYGPNMNDLTFVGMAGILDPPRNGVRESIQALKSSTVEVKMLTGDSKETACAIGQRLGLYVPDKLPISGEEIDQLDDESFANIVSRISIFYRVGPSHKLRIVKALQSHGLIVGMTGDGVNDGVALKKADIGIAMGKSGTDVCKEASDMILVDDDFHTIMLAIEEGKAIFYNIQNFVRFQLSTSIAALSLIAISTLVHIPNPLNAMQILWINIIMDGPPAQSLGVEPVDPDIICQPPRNVRQPMITKDLIFNVLVSAIIIILGTLFVFIQEMSDNVVTPRDTTMTFTCFVFFDMFNALSCRSQTKSIFKIGLMKNRPFLFSVLLSLIGQLLVIYVPFFQRIFLTESLTIQDLLFLLCITSTVFIVSEIRKYFWKKTYKKHMFMIAKEKMNMV, from the exons ATGGAAAGTATTCGAAAAGTGGATGCTGGTGAATTATCCTATGAAGATGTATGTAGAAAATTAaatacaaacattgaaacTGGTCTTGATTGGAATGAAGCTAATCGTCGTCTACAGATTGTTGGCCATAATGAACTTAATGTCAAACAAGAAGAAAGTCTACTTAGTAAATATATAGAACAG TTTCGAAATCCTCTCATCATACTTCTATTATGTTCGGCATTTGTTAGTGTTTGTATGCAACAATTTGATGACGCATTCAGTATTGCGGCG gccattatcattgttgttacGGTGGCATTTGTACAAGAATATCGATCGGAAAAATCATTGGAAGAACTAAATAAACTTGTGCCACCAACATGTCGTTGTATACGTGAAAGCAagattgaaacatttttggCACGATCATTAGTGCCTGGTGATATTGTTACATTGGAAACTGGTGATCGAGTTCCAGCTGATCTTCGTCTCGTGCAATCAATAGATTTATCCGTGGATGAAAGTAGTTTTACCGGCGAAGCTGAACCCGCACATAAATCATCCGAACAAGTGCAAAATGCATTGACTAATAATGCCAATATTGTATTCATGGGCACACTTGTTTGTCAGGGAAAAGGCAAAGGTGTTGTTATTAGTACCGGAATACGATCTCAATTTGgtaaaatatttcaattgatgCAATCTGAAGAAGCACCAAAGACACCATTACAGAAAAGTATGAACATATTGGGCAAACAGCTTTCATTCTATTCGTTTGgaataatatttttgattatgtTCCTTGGTTGGATACAAGGACGACCATTAATGGAAATGTTTAATATTGGCGTATCGTTAGCTGTTGCAGCTATACCGGAAGGTTTACCTATTGTTGTTACCGTTACGCTTGCCCTTGGTGTAATGCGTATGGCCAAACAAAATGCTGTTATCAAACGTCTACCAACTGTTGAAACATTGGGATGTGTTAATGTAATATGTTCGGACAAGACTGGAACATTgaccaaaaatgaaatgacaatCACCTCAATAGTGACATCAGAATTATTTCATGCTGAACTTTCTGGTATTGGTTACGATAGTTTGGTTGGAGAGATTGAATTCAAAGcgaacaatgatgaatcaacgAAACGTCAATTAGAATCGATACAACGAATGCTCAAAGTTGGTTGTATTTGTAATAATGCTCACTTAGTTAATGGTCGTTTATTTGGACAACCAACCGAAGCAGCTATACTTGTTGCTGCCCGCAAATTGGATGTGACCGATATTCGTCAACATTATGAACGATTAGAAGAAATACCATTCTCTTCGGCCCAGAAAATTATGGCCGTCAAAGCAATTATGTTGTCCAAcaatagcaataataatataaaagaaTCGTCCCTCATTAGCGATGATCATGGTGATTTTACATTCACCAATAATTGTGCCAAATATTACGTTAAAGGAGCTTTAGAGGTTTTACTTCCAACTTGTACAAAATATGCttttattgataaaacaGTGCCTCTTGATAAAAATCGAATGGATCAATTCCATGTGGCAGCACAAGATTTAGGCCGTAAAGGACTTCGTGTTCTTGCCTTTGCTTACGGTCCAAACATGAATGATCTCACTTTTGTTGGAATGGCAGGCATATTGGATCCACCTCGAAATGGTGTACGTGAATCAATTCAGgcattaaaatcatcaactgTTGAAGTAAAAATGCTTACTGGAGATTCAAAGGAAACAGCCTGTGCAATCGGTCAACGTCTTGGTCTTTACGTTCCAGATAAATTGCCAATTTCAGGCGAAGAAATCGATcaacttgatgatgaatcattcgCCAATATTGTTAGCCGTATATCGATATTTTATCGTGTAGGCCCTAGTCATAAGCTACGAATTGTGAAAGCATTACAAAGCCATGGTCTAATTGTTGGAATGACCGGTGATGGTGTTAATGATGGTGTTGCTTTGAAAAAAGCTGATATCGGTATTGCTATGGGTAAATCAGGAACTGATGTTTGTAAAGAAGCTTCCGATATGATTCtggtcgatgatgatttccatACAATTATGTTAGCCATCGAAGAGGGTAAAGCTATTTTTTATAATATACAGAATTTTGTTCGTTTCCAGCTAAGCAC GAGCATTGCTGCCTTATCATTGATTGCCATTTCTACATTGGTACACATTCCAAACCCTTTGAACGCAATGCAAATTCTTtggatcaatattattatggatgGTCCACCTGCTCAAAGTTTAGGCGTCGAACCAGTTGATCCGGATATAATATGTCAACCACCAAGAAATGTTCGACAGCCAATGATCACTAAAGATTTGATATTTAATGTTCTAGTTTCAgctatcataatcatattaGGTActttatttgttttcatccaAGAG ATGAGTGATAATGTTGTTACGCCACGAGATACCACAATGACTTTcacttgttttgttttctttgacATGTTCAATGCATTAAGCTGTCGATCTCAG ACAAAATCTATCTTTAAAATTGGCCTTATGAAAAATCGGCCATTTTTATTCTCcgttttattatcattaattggTCAATTATTGGTCATTTACgttcctttttttcaacgaATTTTTCTCACCGAATCATTGACAATACAagatttattattcttattatGTATCACATCAACCGTATTTATTGTATCGGAAATACGTAaatatttttggaaaaaaacctaCAAAAAACATATGTTTATGATTGCcaaggaaaaaatgaatatggtctga
- the LOC124493557 gene encoding NAD(P)H oxidoreductase RTN4IP1, mitochondrial — MIMDIASKRIITTICRQRNYPLEPINRKLSQRSWNIVRFDQDLKRAIQFNSSSQVPILNRPNEVMVKVLASSVNPLDIEMSRGYGNVMLSLGNTVMSHGIDRLTYGRLPVTPGRDFVGEIISKGQSIWNYKPGDIVWGTVPPYENGSHADYVITSDNAISYKPKNLSNVEAAALPYVGLTAWSSLSTFGELNAHNSNNKNVLVLGGSGGVGCFAIQLLKFWGSNVITTCSAKTIEPLKELTSADECIDYTRMEEFLRDYRGTFDLILDASSASASRKNYDIIKSVVNENQQNSNTIPSRSGPMTPVFDRKRTIYVTLSSPLLRNYDRYGLLSGTMSTISDALIDTLNGIQHGISFRWAYYLPNPKALAYIAQLVERGMIKPFTSNVYDFDKAIDAYEALEIKRPMMGKVVLNNDK; from the exons ATGATCATGGATATTGCATCGAAAAGAATCATTACAACCATTTGCCGTCAACGAAATTATCCTTTGGAGCCGATCAATCGTAAATTGAGTCAACGTTCATGGAATATCGTACGATTTGATCAGGATTTAAAACGtgcaattcaattcaattcaagtaGTCAAGTGCCGATATTAAATCGTCCCAATGAAGTCATGGTTAAAGTATTGGCATCAAGTGTCAATCCATTGGACATTGAAATGAGTCGCGGTTATGGTAATGTAATGTTATCATTAGGCAATACGGTCATGTCACATGGTATTGATCGACTCACCTATGGCCGATTGCCAGTAACACCTGGCCGTGATTTTGTTGGCGAAATCATTTCAAAAGGTCAAAGTATTTGGAATTATAAACCCGGCGATATTGTATGGGGAACAGTGCCTCCATATGAGAATGGTTCACATGCTGATTATGTTATCACATCGGATAACGCTATCAGTTATAAGccgaaaaatttatcaaacgTTGAAGCTGCTGCTTTGCCTTATGTTGGATTGACTGCctggtcatcattatcaacattcgGTGAATTGAATGCACACAACAGTAATAACAAAaa TGTTCTTGTTCTTGGTGGCAGTGGTGGTGTTGGATGTTTCGCAATTCAGTTGTTAAAATTTTGGGGCTCTAATGTCATTACAACATGTTCGGCAAAAACAATCGAACCATTGAAAGAGTTGACATCTGCAGATGAATGTATCGATTATACGAGAATGGAAGAATTTCTTCGTGATTATCGTGgtacatttgatttgattttggatgCCTCATCAGCATCGgcatcaagaaaaaattatgacaTAATCAAATCGGttgtaaatgaaaatcaacagAATTCGAATACAATCCCTAGTCGTTCTGGTCCAATGACACCTGTTTTTGACCGTAAACGTACAATCTACGTAACACTTAGTTCACCATTATTGCGTAACTATGATCGTTATGGCTTGTTATCTGGTACAATGAGTACAATCTCCGATGCATTGATCGATACATTGAATGGTATTCAACATGGTATCAGTTTTCGTTGGGCATATTATTTACCTAATCCAAAAGCATTAGCATATATTGCTCAATTGGTTGAACGTGGTATGATAAAACCATTTACAAGTAATGTTTATGATTTCGATAAAGCCATCGATGCATATGAAGCATTGGAAATTAAACGTCCAATGATGGGTAAAGTTGTACtcaacaatgataaatag
- the LOC124493540 gene encoding protein FAM76A isoform X2: MSASSTTSSISVLPCNNIISSSTTTTTTMSTSNTMALYACTRCNSRYPFDDLSDGEMLCKDCRDAFVMVKCTYCRSEFQQDSKSNLSSICRKCDQNIKLYGKPTLCEYCNITAAFVGSKCQRCMHSEQRYGPPVTCDQCKQRCAFRRKDKYDPNRRLDSDRKLLCWLCTMSYKRALAKAKNKQSSLQNSNLKREHSSRSKYKQEHGGSNGTSGSNNTNNWDHRDGGSSSSSSNKKQCVDYVKSFIKTSNGTFLPAPATTVSMSSSNNSSTSLSVTSNIAPVTSTTTSMSIDASNDIMSVSDNVVAVTQLREKILSLDRQLKNKNQELLKKDVKINELKSEISKEQRECREKIQDMTRKHNERIQELQQKVTNLNKQLASLQKASKIKNSINNSSNNTGNDNNSPLSFS; this comes from the exons ATGT ccgcatcatcgacaacatcatcgatatcgGTATTGCCttgtaataatattatttcatcatcaacaacaacaacaacaacaatgtcaaCATCGAATACAATGGCTCTATATGCATGTACCCGTTGTAATTCTCGTTATCCATTTGATGATCTTTCTGATGGTGAAATGCTTTGCAAG gATTGCCGGGATGCATTTGTCATGGTCAAATGTACTTATTGTCGATCGGAATTTCAACAGGATTCAAAATCTAATCTGAGCTCAATCTGCCGTAAATGTGACCAAAATATTAAACTTTATGGAAAa cCAACATTATGTGAATATTGCAATATAACTGCAGCTTTTGTTGGATCTAAATGTCAACGTTGTATGCATTCAGAACAACGATATGGTCCTCCGGTTACATGCGATCAATGTAAACAACGTTGTGCATTCCGTCGTAAAGATAAATATGATCCAAATAGACGTCTAGATAGTGATAGAAAACTATTATGTTGGCTATGTACAATGTCATATAAACGTGCATTGGCAAAAgctaaaaataaacaatcatcattacagaATTCGAATCTAAAACGTGAACATTCAAGTCGTTCAAAATACAA aCAAGAACATGGAGGCTCAAACGGTACTAGTGGTTCCAATAACACAAACAATTGGGATCATCGTGAtggtggatcatcatcatcatcatcaaataaaaaacaatgcGTTGATTATGTTAAATCATTTATTAAAACAAGTAATGGAACATTTTTACCAGCACCGGCAACAACAGTATCGATGTCGTCATCGAATAATTCTAGTACATCATTATCGGTTACTTCAAATATAGCACCAGttacatcgacaacaacatcgatgTCGATTGATGCCAGTAATGATATCATGTCCGTTAGCGATAATGTTGTCGCTGTAACACAACTTCGTGAGAAAATCTTATCACTTGATagacaattgaaaaataagaaCCAAGAATTGCTCAAAAAAGATGTCAAG ATTAATGAGCTAAAATCAGAAATCAGTAAGGAACAACGAGAATGtcgagaaaaaattcaagacaTGACTCGTAAACATAATGAACGAATACAGGAACTGCAGCAAAAAGTAACGAATCTGAATAAACAATTAGCATCGTTACAGAAAGCttcgaaaattaaaaattcaataaacaaTTCAAGTAATAACACCGGtaacgataataatagtcCATTGAgtttttcatga
- the LOC124493540 gene encoding protein FAM76A isoform X3: protein MSTSNTMALYACTRCNSRYPFDDLSDGEMLCKDCRDAFVMVKCTYCRSEFQQDSKSNLSSICRKCDQNIKLYGKPTLCEYCNITAAFVGSKCQRCMHSEQRYGPPVTCDQCKQRCAFRRKDKYDPNRRLDSDRKLLCWLCTMSYKRALAKAKNKQSSLQNSNLKREHSSRSKYKQEHGGSNGTSGSNNTNNWDHRDGGSSSSSSNKKQCVDYVKSFIKTSNGTFLPAPATTVSMSSSNNSSTSLSVTSNIAPVTSTTTSMSIDASNDIMSVSDNVVAVTQLREKILSLDRQLKNKNQELLKKDVKINELKSEISKEQRECREKIQDMTRKHNERIQELQQKVTNLNKQLASLQKASKIKNSINNSSNNTGNDNNSPLSFS, encoded by the exons atgtcaaCATCGAATACAATGGCTCTATATGCATGTACCCGTTGTAATTCTCGTTATCCATTTGATGATCTTTCTGATGGTGAAATGCTTTGCAAG gATTGCCGGGATGCATTTGTCATGGTCAAATGTACTTATTGTCGATCGGAATTTCAACAGGATTCAAAATCTAATCTGAGCTCAATCTGCCGTAAATGTGACCAAAATATTAAACTTTATGGAAAa cCAACATTATGTGAATATTGCAATATAACTGCAGCTTTTGTTGGATCTAAATGTCAACGTTGTATGCATTCAGAACAACGATATGGTCCTCCGGTTACATGCGATCAATGTAAACAACGTTGTGCATTCCGTCGTAAAGATAAATATGATCCAAATAGACGTCTAGATAGTGATAGAAAACTATTATGTTGGCTATGTACAATGTCATATAAACGTGCATTGGCAAAAgctaaaaataaacaatcatcattacagaATTCGAATCTAAAACGTGAACATTCAAGTCGTTCAAAATACAA aCAAGAACATGGAGGCTCAAACGGTACTAGTGGTTCCAATAACACAAACAATTGGGATCATCGTGAtggtggatcatcatcatcatcatcaaataaaaaacaatgcGTTGATTATGTTAAATCATTTATTAAAACAAGTAATGGAACATTTTTACCAGCACCGGCAACAACAGTATCGATGTCGTCATCGAATAATTCTAGTACATCATTATCGGTTACTTCAAATATAGCACCAGttacatcgacaacaacatcgatgTCGATTGATGCCAGTAATGATATCATGTCCGTTAGCGATAATGTTGTCGCTGTAACACAACTTCGTGAGAAAATCTTATCACTTGATagacaattgaaaaataagaaCCAAGAATTGCTCAAAAAAGATGTCAAG ATTAATGAGCTAAAATCAGAAATCAGTAAGGAACAACGAGAATGtcgagaaaaaattcaagacaTGACTCGTAAACATAATGAACGAATACAGGAACTGCAGCAAAAAGTAACGAATCTGAATAAACAATTAGCATCGTTACAGAAAGCttcgaaaattaaaaattcaataaacaaTTCAAGTAATAACACCGGtaacgataataatagtcCATTGAgtttttcatga
- the LOC124493540 gene encoding protein FAM76A isoform X1, whose protein sequence is MFNRSIMMMATSLSSSSSTAASSTTSSISVLPCNNIISSSTTTTTTMSTSNTMALYACTRCNSRYPFDDLSDGEMLCKDCRDAFVMVKCTYCRSEFQQDSKSNLSSICRKCDQNIKLYGKPTLCEYCNITAAFVGSKCQRCMHSEQRYGPPVTCDQCKQRCAFRRKDKYDPNRRLDSDRKLLCWLCTMSYKRALAKAKNKQSSLQNSNLKREHSSRSKYKQEHGGSNGTSGSNNTNNWDHRDGGSSSSSSNKKQCVDYVKSFIKTSNGTFLPAPATTVSMSSSNNSSTSLSVTSNIAPVTSTTTSMSIDASNDIMSVSDNVVAVTQLREKILSLDRQLKNKNQELLKKDVKINELKSEISKEQRECREKIQDMTRKHNERIQELQQKVTNLNKQLASLQKASKIKNSINNSSNNTGNDNNSPLSFS, encoded by the exons atgtttAATCgttccataatgatgatggcaacttcattatcatcatcatcatcaacagccgcatcatcgacaacatcatcgatatcgGTATTGCCttgtaataatattatttcatcatcaacaacaacaacaacaacaatgtcaaCATCGAATACAATGGCTCTATATGCATGTACCCGTTGTAATTCTCGTTATCCATTTGATGATCTTTCTGATGGTGAAATGCTTTGCAAG gATTGCCGGGATGCATTTGTCATGGTCAAATGTACTTATTGTCGATCGGAATTTCAACAGGATTCAAAATCTAATCTGAGCTCAATCTGCCGTAAATGTGACCAAAATATTAAACTTTATGGAAAa cCAACATTATGTGAATATTGCAATATAACTGCAGCTTTTGTTGGATCTAAATGTCAACGTTGTATGCATTCAGAACAACGATATGGTCCTCCGGTTACATGCGATCAATGTAAACAACGTTGTGCATTCCGTCGTAAAGATAAATATGATCCAAATAGACGTCTAGATAGTGATAGAAAACTATTATGTTGGCTATGTACAATGTCATATAAACGTGCATTGGCAAAAgctaaaaataaacaatcatcattacagaATTCGAATCTAAAACGTGAACATTCAAGTCGTTCAAAATACAA aCAAGAACATGGAGGCTCAAACGGTACTAGTGGTTCCAATAACACAAACAATTGGGATCATCGTGAtggtggatcatcatcatcatcatcaaataaaaaacaatgcGTTGATTATGTTAAATCATTTATTAAAACAAGTAATGGAACATTTTTACCAGCACCGGCAACAACAGTATCGATGTCGTCATCGAATAATTCTAGTACATCATTATCGGTTACTTCAAATATAGCACCAGttacatcgacaacaacatcgatgTCGATTGATGCCAGTAATGATATCATGTCCGTTAGCGATAATGTTGTCGCTGTAACACAACTTCGTGAGAAAATCTTATCACTTGATagacaattgaaaaataagaaCCAAGAATTGCTCAAAAAAGATGTCAAG ATTAATGAGCTAAAATCAGAAATCAGTAAGGAACAACGAGAATGtcgagaaaaaattcaagacaTGACTCGTAAACATAATGAACGAATACAGGAACTGCAGCAAAAAGTAACGAATCTGAATAAACAATTAGCATCGTTACAGAAAGCttcgaaaattaaaaattcaataaacaaTTCAAGTAATAACACCGGtaacgataataatagtcCATTGAgtttttcatga